One Alkaliphilus sp. B6464 genomic window carries:
- a CDS encoding ribosomal maturation YjgA family protein: MAKARNRIIYSIFILLVIILGLGSRHFSDFLPKWVHLYLGDTLWALMIFFIFGFLFKRKNTFCIATVSLLFSFLIEISQLYQAQWINTIRNTTIGGLVLGYGFLWSDLLAYIVGIVIGILLEKHIIFKFIIIKE; encoded by the coding sequence ATGGCAAAAGCAAGAAATAGAATCATTTACTCCATATTTATTTTATTAGTTATTATTTTAGGTTTAGGATCAAGACATTTTTCTGATTTTCTGCCAAAGTGGGTTCATCTTTATTTAGGTGATACTTTATGGGCACTTATGATTTTTTTTATATTTGGATTTTTGTTTAAGCGAAAAAATACTTTTTGTATTGCCACGGTATCTCTTTTGTTTTCCTTCTTAATTGAAATTAGTCAGCTATATCAAGCGCAGTGGATAAATACAATAAGGAACACAACAATTGGTGGATTAGTTTTAGGTTATGGTTTTTTGTGGAGCGACTTATTAGCATATATCGTTGGAATAGTAATAGGTATTTTACTAGAAAAACACATTATTTTTAAGTTTATAATAATTAAAGAATAG
- a CDS encoding sensor histidine kinase yields the protein MQLLTIIFLIIICGIFVTLCILSHNEVKNITNQLSRINKTNTNSKILLTFSNKEMENLASEINKTLEEKQKSEIEHKRMDLELRQAIANISHDLRTPLTSIMGYIQLMEDDGLPCHEKKEYADIVKRRAESLQSLISSFYDLSRLEGKEYKFELKSVNINNIMCDLIASFYKDFLTKEIEPIIDIDEKVSLIIADENAVKRVFSNLIQNALKYGNECIYISLKEYDGYIITTFTNVAHNLSERDIAHLFERFFTADLTRSDKSTGLGLSITKELVEQMGHEISAELADCKLSIIIKWKTTHSS from the coding sequence ATGCAACTATTAACTATTATTTTTCTTATAATTATATGTGGCATATTTGTCACTCTTTGTATTTTATCACATAACGAAGTTAAGAATATAACTAATCAACTAAGTAGAATCAATAAGACTAATACTAATTCAAAAATATTACTTACTTTTTCTAATAAAGAGATGGAAAATTTGGCTTCAGAAATAAATAAAACCTTAGAAGAAAAACAAAAATCAGAAATTGAACATAAGAGGATGGATTTAGAACTTAGACAGGCTATTGCAAATATATCACATGATCTGAGGACACCACTTACATCAATAATGGGTTATATACAGCTTATGGAGGATGATGGCTTACCTTGTCATGAAAAGAAAGAATATGCAGATATAGTTAAAAGAAGAGCTGAGTCATTACAAAGTTTAATATCTAGCTTTTATGATTTATCAAGACTGGAAGGTAAGGAATATAAGTTTGAGCTTAAATCAGTAAATATAAATAATATAATGTGTGATTTAATAGCATCATTCTATAAGGATTTTTTAACTAAAGAGATAGAGCCTATTATCGATATAGATGAAAAAGTATCATTAATTATTGCTGATGAAAATGCAGTAAAAAGAGTTTTCTCAAACCTAATACAGAATGCTTTAAAGTATGGAAATGAGTGTATATATATATCGTTAAAAGAGTATGACGGTTATATTATAACAACATTTACAAATGTTGCACATAATTTAAGTGAGAGAGATATAGCCCATCTATTTGAACGTTTTTTTACAGCTGACCTCACAAGGAGTGACAAAAGCACAGGACTTGGATTATCTATAACAAAAGAATTAGTCGAACAAATGGGACATGAAATTTCAGCAGAACTAGCTGATTGCAAGCTTAGTATAATAATAAAATGGAAAACAACACATTCTTCCTAG
- a CDS encoding D-cysteine desulfhydrase family protein has product MIKLPNRIHLANLPTRIERLDRLSKELGGPQIFIKRDDQTGSEVSGNKIRKLEYVIQEALDQNCNYLITCGGIQSNHARATVAAAARLGLASCVVLRSSGNDSLEGNYFLNKLLGADIKLISPEDYRERRMDIMEGIKANLIKQGYRPYIIPEGASNGIGTFGYYTGMEEILEQEKKMGIEFDAIALAVGSGGTYGGMFLANKLLGHGTKIFGINVCDSASYFQSRIYEILQDSFSYIDKTIDFSKEEIQIIDGYVGEGYAISRSEELEFIHYLAKLEGVILDPVYTGKAMYGLVNEIKKGNFNKYKNILFIHTGGLFGLFSKKDLFFS; this is encoded by the coding sequence ATGATAAAGTTACCAAATAGAATTCATCTTGCAAACTTACCTACTAGAATAGAAAGACTGGATCGATTGTCAAAAGAATTAGGTGGACCTCAAATATTTATAAAAAGAGATGACCAGACAGGATCTGAAGTTTCAGGAAACAAGATTCGAAAACTAGAATATGTTATACAGGAAGCATTAGATCAAAACTGTAATTATTTAATTACCTGTGGTGGAATACAATCTAATCATGCGAGAGCAACAGTTGCAGCCGCTGCAAGACTAGGACTTGCTTCCTGTGTAGTACTTAGAAGCAGTGGAAATGATTCTCTAGAGGGGAATTACTTTCTTAATAAGCTTTTGGGAGCAGATATTAAGCTTATAAGTCCTGAAGATTATAGAGAAAGAAGAATGGATATTATGGAAGGCATTAAAGCTAATCTCATTAAGCAAGGATATAGGCCATACATAATTCCTGAAGGGGCATCTAATGGGATAGGCACATTTGGGTACTATACTGGGATGGAAGAAATATTAGAGCAGGAAAAGAAAATGGGAATTGAATTTGATGCCATTGCTCTTGCTGTCGGCTCTGGAGGCACTTATGGAGGAATGTTTTTGGCGAATAAATTACTAGGACATGGAACTAAGATTTTTGGAATCAATGTTTGCGATAGTGCATCCTATTTTCAAAGTAGAATTTATGAAATTCTTCAAGATAGTTTTAGTTATATTGATAAGACTATAGATTTTTCAAAGGAAGAGATTCAAATAATAGATGGATATGTAGGCGAAGGATACGCCATAAGTAGATCTGAAGAACTTGAATTTATACATTATCTTGCTAAGCTTGAAGGAGTTATTTTAGACCCTGTATATACAGGTAAAGCCATGTATGGATTGGTTAATGAAATAAAAAAAGGAAATTTTAATAAGTACAAGAATATTTTATTTATCCATACTGGTGGTTTATTTGGGTTATTTTCTAAAAAGGATTTATTTTTTAGTTAG
- a CDS encoding class I tRNA ligase family protein gives MNKDIENKINTVKESIDISNRPKFPKRAVVTAGMPYGNKELHLGHIGGVFVYADTFARFLRDRIGKENVIFVSGTDCYGSPISEHYRQLVSSGELEGTINDFVQYNYKRQKDVLDLYNIDINLFAASSFGHSSEIHREVSNEFIQKLYSNGHLAKITTSQFYDTDLNVFLNGRQVVGQCPIEGCSSEKGYADECSLGHQYMPVDLINPKSTLSGKKPEMRDVTNWYFKLDSFHNLLEKWVKYLGGIPNCRPSLIRTIKEFLKPPVIYVKKDQLDLLNSIQDKLPKYTLQDENKKSSFMMIFDNLEERDKACLLLAEKSIHFRTGKTLVPFRLTGNIEWGVPTPSIEGIDNLTFWVWPESLWAPISFTKTYLDQLNNQNDAWKEWWCSLDSEVYQFIGEDNIYFYGLAEMAMFMATQDKELTIHPSEGQLQLPNLISNSHILFLDKKASSSGKVKPPTARELLDYYTAEQLRSHFLGLSLGIRSASFQPKPFNPKALEKDSDPVLKEGNLLTNVLNRIARSCFYTVQQYYNGRIPVGNISDEVLYESYQTILEFEKLMYKYEFHTIMNLMDTYIRNINKGWVKNMKLVDENEDSKLRSQVLIDTFHELRTATVLMHSIAPEGTEMIREYLNLDEKFWDWNRIFQTIYDFMDNPQEHSLKFLEPRVDFFKKHPSQIV, from the coding sequence ATGAATAAGGATATAGAAAACAAGATTAATACTGTAAAAGAATCTATCGATATAAGCAATAGACCAAAATTTCCGAAGCGAGCAGTAGTTACTGCGGGAATGCCCTATGGCAATAAAGAGCTTCACTTAGGACATATAGGGGGAGTTTTCGTCTACGCTGATACCTTTGCCAGATTTTTGCGCGATAGGATAGGTAAAGAAAACGTTATTTTCGTTTCCGGTACTGATTGTTACGGTTCTCCAATATCGGAGCATTATCGTCAATTAGTCAGTAGTGGGGAGCTTGAAGGAACAATTAATGATTTTGTTCAATATAATTATAAACGTCAAAAAGATGTGTTGGATCTCTATAATATTGATATAAATCTATTTGCAGCTTCTAGCTTTGGACATTCTTCAGAGATTCATCGTGAAGTATCTAATGAGTTTATTCAAAAACTTTATTCGAATGGACATCTTGCTAAAATAACTACATCACAGTTTTACGATACTGATCTTAATGTTTTTCTAAACGGTCGTCAAGTGGTTGGACAATGTCCTATTGAAGGATGTTCTTCGGAAAAAGGATATGCCGATGAATGTTCATTGGGCCATCAATATATGCCAGTTGATCTTATAAACCCTAAGAGTACTCTTTCTGGAAAGAAACCAGAAATGAGGGATGTAACAAATTGGTATTTTAAACTGGATAGTTTCCATAATTTATTAGAAAAATGGGTGAAATATCTTGGGGGAATACCTAATTGCAGACCATCTTTAATAAGGACTATTAAGGAATTTTTAAAGCCACCTGTTATTTATGTAAAAAAAGATCAGCTGGATTTATTAAACTCGATTCAGGATAAACTTCCTAAATATACTTTACAAGATGAAAATAAAAAGTCTTCTTTTATGATGATATTTGATAATCTGGAAGAAAGAGATAAGGCCTGCTTATTATTAGCAGAGAAGTCAATCCACTTTCGTACAGGAAAAACATTAGTTCCTTTTAGATTAACTGGCAATATTGAATGGGGGGTTCCAACACCATCCATCGAAGGAATAGATAATCTTACTTTTTGGGTATGGCCAGAATCTCTTTGGGCACCTATATCCTTTACTAAAACCTATCTTGACCAATTAAATAATCAAAATGATGCATGGAAAGAGTGGTGGTGCTCTTTAGATTCTGAAGTATATCAATTTATAGGTGAAGATAATATATATTTTTATGGACTGGCAGAGATGGCAATGTTTATGGCGACTCAGGATAAAGAGCTAACAATTCATCCATCAGAAGGGCAACTTCAATTACCTAATCTTATTTCAAATAGTCATATACTATTTTTAGATAAAAAAGCAAGTAGTAGTGGTAAAGTGAAACCACCTACTGCAAGGGAGTTACTTGATTATTACACTGCCGAGCAATTAAGATCCCACTTTTTAGGTTTAAGCCTTGGAATTAGAAGTGCTAGTTTTCAGCCTAAACCTTTTAATCCAAAAGCATTAGAAAAGGATAGTGATCCTGTGTTAAAGGAGGGTAATTTACTGACAAATGTTTTGAATCGGATTGCTCGCTCTTGTTTTTATACTGTACAACAATATTATAATGGAAGAATACCAGTAGGTAATATTAGTGATGAAGTATTATATGAGTCCTATCAAACAATTCTTGAATTTGAAAAGTTAATGTATAAATACGAATTTCACACAATAATGAACCTTATGGACACCTATATTCGTAACATTAATAAAGGTTGGGTAAAAAATATGAAACTAGTAGATGAAAATGAGGATTCAAAGCTTCGTTCTCAGGTTCTAATCGATACTTTCCATGAGCTTCGGACCGCTACAGTTCTAATGCATTCAATTGCACCAGAGGGAACAGAGATGATACGTGAATACTTGAATTTAGATGAAAAGTTTTGGGATTGGAATAGAATTTTCCAAACAATATATGATTTTATGGATAATCCACAAGAGCATTCACTTAAGTTTCTGGAACCTAGAGTAGACTTTTTTAAAAAACATCCTAGTCAAATAGTATAG
- a CDS encoding ABC transporter substrate-binding protein, which yields MKKRVAALALLLALSISTIAGCSNQANNAEPNNDKEVVNELEKNMLEEYGVQIGEDSVTFTDSRNQQVTLNKHPERVVVLFNSYLEIWAKSGGTIVGRIEESEDKIVEGTENAEIVGTLGAISLEKVLSLKPDLVILNGNSKIQMEIVPILEDNGIGVVALDFFVKDDYFKLVRLFTALNEREDLYQANALQVKENIEKIIEKSPKDKSYKVLIMMASAKSITARGSDAYLGEMLKDLHTANIADTSNNTLDDKNFSLEKIIEEDPDFIFVQTTGSDMEAVLDRIKKDVESNPAWASLKAVKEGRYILLPKDLYMYKANHRYAEAYEGLAKHLYTDLFE from the coding sequence ATGAAGAAAAGAGTAGCAGCACTAGCATTACTGTTAGCATTATCAATATCTACAATAGCAGGATGTTCAAACCAAGCAAATAATGCAGAACCTAACAATGATAAGGAAGTAGTAAATGAACTAGAAAAAAATATGTTAGAGGAGTATGGAGTACAGATAGGTGAAGACAGTGTTACCTTTACTGATAGTAGAAATCAGCAAGTCACACTAAATAAGCATCCAGAAAGAGTAGTAGTTCTTTTTAATTCATATTTAGAAATCTGGGCTAAAAGTGGAGGTACTATAGTTGGTAGAATAGAAGAATCAGAGGATAAGATAGTAGAAGGAACAGAAAATGCCGAGATAGTAGGAACTTTAGGAGCAATAAGCCTTGAGAAGGTATTATCATTAAAGCCAGATTTAGTAATTTTAAACGGCAACTCAAAAATTCAGATGGAGATAGTTCCTATATTAGAGGATAATGGAATTGGAGTTGTTGCCTTAGACTTTTTTGTAAAGGATGATTACTTTAAACTTGTAAGGTTATTTACTGCATTAAATGAAAGAGAAGATCTTTACCAAGCAAATGCTTTGCAAGTTAAAGAGAATATAGAGAAGATAATAGAAAAATCACCAAAGGATAAGAGTTATAAAGTATTAATAATGATGGCCAGTGCAAAAAGTATAACAGCTAGAGGGTCAGATGCTTATTTAGGTGAAATGTTAAAAGATCTTCATACAGCTAATATTGCAGATACATCCAATAATACTTTAGATGATAAAAACTTTAGCTTAGAAAAAATAATAGAAGAAGACCCAGATTTTATATTTGTTCAAACAACAGGAAGTGATATGGAAGCGGTATTGGATAGAATTAAAAAGGATGTAGAGTCAAATCCAGCATGGGCTTCCTTAAAGGCAGTAAAAGAAGGTAGATATATTCTCTTACCAAAGGATCTTTATATGTATAAAGCAAATCATAGATATGCAGAGGCTTATGAAGGGTTAGCAAAACATCTTTATACAGATTTATTTGAATAA
- a CDS encoding M55 family metallopeptidase, with the protein MKIYISADIEGISGVVNGTHTSPQGYDYNRARKLMTDEVNAAAKGAKLAGATTILVNDSHGPMTNLLIEELDEDVVLISGNQKLLGMMEGIDHTYDAALLIGYHARHNTSGVLAHTYYGIVISEVKINGKIVGEFEFNTLVAGQYNVPVVLVSGDDILSKQVKEFNPEIETLIVKNAHSRYTAGCIQPKKVHRLMEEKVQKTLTDKLKSISPRKIEGKVELEVAFLNSGLAEATLFIPGVELIEPNRVKYVAKDLIEAYKMRAALTTLAASTLI; encoded by the coding sequence ATGAAAATTTATATTTCTGCAGATATTGAAGGTATTAGTGGTGTAGTTAATGGTACACATACATCACCACAAGGATATGACTACAATAGAGCGAGAAAACTGATGACAGACGAAGTAAATGCAGCAGCGAAGGGAGCGAAGTTAGCAGGAGCGACCACAATATTAGTAAATGACTCTCATGGTCCAATGACTAACCTATTGATTGAAGAATTAGATGAGGATGTAGTGCTTATATCTGGAAACCAAAAACTTTTGGGAATGATGGAGGGAATTGACCATACATACGATGCAGCTCTTTTAATAGGATATCATGCTAGGCATAATACTTCAGGTGTTTTGGCTCATACTTATTATGGGATAGTTATATCAGAAGTAAAAATAAATGGCAAGATTGTAGGCGAATTTGAGTTTAATACTTTAGTAGCTGGGCAATACAATGTACCTGTAGTTCTTGTATCTGGAGATGATATTTTATCTAAACAAGTAAAAGAATTTAATCCAGAAATAGAGACACTTATTGTAAAAAATGCCCATAGTAGATATACAGCTGGATGTATTCAACCTAAAAAAGTACATAGATTGATGGAAGAAAAAGTACAAAAAACATTAACAGATAAATTAAAATCAATCTCACCACGCAAGATAGAGGGAAAAGTCGAGTTAGAGGTTGCTTTCTTAAACAGTGGGCTGGCGGAGGCTACCTTGTTTATACCAGGAGTAGAGTTAATCGAGCCTAACAGAGTAAAGTATGTAGCCAAGGATCTGATTGAAGCCTACAAAATGAGAGCGGCATTAACAACCTTAGCTGCAAGCACACTGATATAG
- a CDS encoding ABC transporter permease subunit, producing MLNYIKAELYRNFNRLYYWSFVIIISGLGLSLNILMKATSVNANMDLSELMYMGIQSINLPLFLVLMMIDIVTSEENKNLTLKNAVSFGIPRNRIVLSKIIATVVLSTIAAFIILTVFLGSGAMLFGLGRDFSIDIVKDFSLRLLVALPLWIGGISVGTFLGIIFKNNTMSSFVYFGVFSMTGNIISLLSLIVSPKLMNINKFLITTNLSNIKADTVASNTLGFAALVGIGFTVVFTILGMLYFNKKEIK from the coding sequence ATGCTTAATTATATTAAAGCTGAGCTGTATAGAAATTTTAACAGACTATATTATTGGAGCTTTGTAATTATAATATCCGGTTTAGGATTATCACTTAATATATTGATGAAGGCCACAAGTGTTAATGCTAATATGGATCTTTCAGAATTAATGTATATGGGTATTCAATCAATTAATTTACCACTATTTCTAGTTTTAATGATGATTGACATTGTTACAAGTGAAGAAAATAAAAATTTGACTTTGAAGAATGCTGTATCATTTGGTATACCTAGAAACAGAATTGTTTTATCAAAGATAATTGCTACAGTTGTTCTATCTACTATAGCGGCATTTATTATACTAACTGTATTTTTAGGAAGTGGAGCAATGCTGTTTGGGCTTGGTAGGGACTTTTCAATAGATATAGTTAAAGATTTTTCATTAAGATTACTGGTAGCACTCCCACTATGGATTGGAGGAATATCTGTAGGCACTTTTCTAGGAATTATATTTAAAAACAATACAATGTCTAGCTTTGTTTACTTCGGAGTATTCTCTATGACTGGTAATATTATTAGTCTACTTTCATTAATTGTGTCTCCAAAACTTATGAATATTAATAAGTTTCTTATTACAACAAACTTATCCAATATAAAAGCTGATACTGTAGCGAGCAATACTTTAGGTTTTGCGGCTTTAGTAGGTATCGGATTTACAGTAGTGTTTACAATTTTAGGTATGTTATACTTTAACAAAAAAGAGATTAAGTAA
- a CDS encoding response regulator transcription factor: MRDDINILVVEDDIDINNLLCKMLSKQGYNVRAAYSGSEAKMCLEYYDFQLVLLDLMLPGIAGEEIISHVRKIKNMPIIVISAKLAQDIKIEVLKLGADDFVIKPFDINEVLARVEAQLRRYMVFSNTNEKQNILSHKDLILNSETVEVTIKGKLISVTAREFAILELLMSYPNKVFTKANLFEAVWKDEFLGDDNTVNVHISNLRSKLAKADPNTEYIHTVWGIGFKMSE; encoded by the coding sequence ATGAGGGATGATATAAACATATTAGTAGTAGAAGATGATATAGATATAAATAATCTATTATGCAAAATGTTGAGTAAGCAGGGGTATAATGTAAGAGCAGCTTATTCAGGCTCTGAAGCTAAAATGTGCCTTGAATATTATGATTTTCAACTTGTTTTACTAGATTTAATGCTGCCAGGAATAGCAGGAGAGGAGATCATTTCTCATGTAAGAAAAATAAAGAATATGCCTATTATAGTTATTTCTGCAAAATTAGCACAGGATATAAAGATAGAAGTATTAAAACTTGGCGCAGATGATTTCGTTATAAAGCCCTTTGATATTAATGAGGTTTTAGCAAGGGTAGAAGCTCAACTAAGAAGGTATATGGTGTTTTCTAATACAAACGAAAAACAAAATATATTATCACATAAAGATTTAATATTAAATAGTGAAACAGTAGAGGTTACCATTAAGGGTAAACTAATTTCTGTTACAGCAAGGGAGTTTGCTATATTGGAACTTTTAATGTCCTACCCAAATAAAGTTTTTACAAAAGCTAATTTATTTGAAGCTGTATGGAAGGATGAATTTTTAGGTGATGATAATACAGTAAATGTTCACATAAGTAATCTTCGATCAAAACTGGCTAAAGCTGATCCAAATACAGAGTATATTCATACAGTATGGGGAATCGGATTTAAAATGAGTGAATAA
- a CDS encoding DUF3810 domain-containing protein, giving the protein MNSLLIIDKFKSKRKSNLLLVLIMILLCFSINKFMGNHQEILERYYSGTINKWIIQGVSQITGILPFSLAEILYVGHLIMIPVIVVLFIYKLLKGGFLQFFYKVLSYICVVYVIFMLMWGFNYSRMPIGAILDLQTESYSKEELYKLNEALIEKANILRIDVPENSDGVMHLAGGYKDIFSRAFLGYETLGKTVKVLSGNYGGPKPIILSKPMLYTGITGMYFPFTAEANVNTATSNLLLPATVLHEMAHQRGFASEDEANYIAYLTASAHPDIDFQYSGTILALIHSMNALSVEDAELAANLSTTYSDELKRDIRSYTEFWKGYKGKVNETANRVNDTYLKINGEKEGTKSYGRMVDLLLAHFIKHGEI; this is encoded by the coding sequence ATGAATAGCTTGTTAATCATTGATAAATTCAAGTCTAAAAGGAAATCTAATCTACTTTTGGTACTAATAATGATTCTATTATGTTTTTCAATTAATAAATTTATGGGAAATCATCAGGAAATATTAGAAAGGTATTACTCGGGTACCATTAATAAGTGGATAATCCAAGGTGTTAGCCAAATTACAGGTATACTTCCATTTTCTTTAGCTGAGATCTTATATGTTGGACATCTAATTATGATTCCAGTAATAGTTGTACTTTTTATATATAAGCTATTAAAAGGTGGGTTTCTTCAATTTTTCTATAAGGTTTTGTCTTATATTTGTGTTGTGTATGTAATTTTTATGTTAATGTGGGGTTTCAATTATAGTCGAATGCCTATAGGCGCAATACTAGATTTACAAACAGAATCCTATTCGAAGGAAGAGCTCTATAAATTAAATGAAGCTTTAATTGAGAAGGCAAATATATTGAGAATAGATGTACCTGAAAATTCAGATGGAGTTATGCATTTAGCAGGAGGTTACAAAGATATTTTTTCTAGAGCATTTCTAGGTTATGAAACCCTTGGGAAAACAGTAAAAGTACTTTCTGGTAATTACGGAGGACCTAAACCAATAATTCTTTCTAAGCCAATGCTTTATACAGGAATTACAGGAATGTATTTTCCTTTTACAGCAGAGGCCAATGTTAATACGGCTACTTCTAATTTACTACTACCAGCTACCGTACTTCACGAAATGGCTCATCAAAGAGGATTTGCCAGTGAGGATGAAGCGAATTATATTGCATATCTAACGGCATCTGCTCATCCAGACATAGATTTTCAATACTCAGGAACCATATTAGCTTTAATTCATTCCATGAATGCTCTTTCAGTAGAAGATGCTGAACTAGCAGCAAATTTAAGTACAACTTATTCAGACGAACTAAAAAGAGATATCAGAAGTTATACTGAATTTTGGAAAGGATATAAAGGCAAAGTGAATGAAACAGCTAATAGAGTAAATGATACTTATCTTAAAATAAATGGTGAAAAAGAGGGAACGAAAAGTTATGGAAGAATGGTAGATTTGCTTTTAGCTCATTTTATAAAACACGGCGAAATATAG
- a CDS encoding ribosomal maturation YjgA family protein has product MGAYDFFIFGFLFNRRNTFWITIISLLFSFSIEVSQLYQSQWINTIRNTTIGRSILGYRFLWSDLLAYTVGIAIGVLIEKQIIMV; this is encoded by the coding sequence ATGGGCGCTTATGATTTTTTTATATTTGGATTTTTGTTTAATAGAAGAAATACTTTTTGGATTACTATTATATCTCTTTTATTTTCCTTCTCAATTGAGGTTAGTCAGTTATATCAATCACAATGGATAAATACAATAAGAAACACAACAATTGGCAGGTCAATTTTAGGGTACAGATTTTTGTGGAGTGACTTACTAGCATATACTGTTGGGATAGCAATAGGCGTTTTAATAGAAAAACAAATTATTATGGTATAA
- a CDS encoding ATP-binding cassette domain-containing protein translates to MTETVLKTKDITKRYKNHLAVNNVNIDIKQGDIYGLVGKNGAGKTTLLRMISGLTMPSGGDIELFSETSNDGLSKSRMRTGCIIETPSFFPYLSATKNLEYYRIQKGIVDKKCVEDTLKMVGLEDTGKKKFKDFSLGMKQRLGLAFAIIGSPDLLILDEPINGLDPTGIVEFRELLLKLNKEKNITIIISSHILGELSQLATNYGFIHNGYLLEQISSKELAGKCKRHLAIKVDNAEKATVIIEKQLETKKYEVLNNNEIRLYDYVDTPEKVTRALVLNEVMVSSINQTGINLENYFIDLIGGNYNA, encoded by the coding sequence GTGACAGAAACAGTACTTAAAACAAAAGATATAACTAAAAGATACAAAAATCATCTTGCTGTAAATAATGTTAATATAGATATAAAGCAAGGAGATATTTATGGGCTTGTTGGTAAAAATGGAGCCGGAAAAACAACTCTACTTAGAATGATAAGTGGACTTACAATGCCATCTGGTGGAGATATAGAGTTATTTAGTGAAACATCAAATGATGGACTAAGCAAATCAAGAATGAGAACAGGATGTATAATTGAAACCCCAAGCTTTTTTCCATACTTATCTGCAACTAAAAACCTTGAATATTATAGGATACAAAAAGGTATTGTAGACAAAAAATGTGTAGAGGATACTCTTAAAATGGTTGGCCTTGAGGATACAGGGAAGAAAAAATTTAAAGACTTTTCCCTTGGTATGAAGCAACGTTTAGGTTTAGCCTTCGCTATAATTGGAAGTCCAGATTTACTTATACTAGATGAGCCTATAAATGGGTTGGATCCTACTGGAATTGTAGAATTTAGAGAGCTTCTACTAAAACTTAATAAGGAAAAAAACATTACAATAATTATATCAAGCCATATATTAGGTGAACTTTCTCAGCTTGCAACTAACTATGGGTTTATTCACAATGGTTATCTTTTAGAACAAATATCGTCTAAGGAATTAGCAGGAAAATGTAAGCGTCATTTAGCGATTAAAGTAGACAATGCAGAAAAAGCTACGGTTATAATAGAAAAACAACTAGAAACTAAAAAATATGAGGTATTAAATAATAATGAAATTAGATTATATGATTATGTAGATACTCCTGAAAAAGTAACTCGGGCTCTTGTCCTTAATGAAGTTATGGTATCCTCCATAAATCAAACTGGTATCAATTTAGAAAATTACTTTATTGATTTGATTGGAGGTAATTATAATGCTTAA